Genomic DNA from Nonomuraea rubra:
TAGGAGTACGCGAACCCGCGCTCCGCCTCGTCGAGCTGCGGCGAGGAGACGCCCAGGTCGAACAGCGCCCCGTTGATCGCGGTGCGGCCCGTGCGGGCGAGCACGTCCGCCAGCTCGGCGGAGGAGGCGTGGACGAGGGTGATCCGGTCCGCGTACGCGCTGAGCCTGCGCGTGGAGAAGTCGATGGCGAAGGGGTCGCGGTCGATCCCGATCAGGTGCAGGCCCGGGTGGGCGGCGAGCAGGGCCTCCGAGTGGCCACCGAGGCCGAGGTTGGCATCGACGACGACCGGGTCAGGCACCGAGAGCGCGGGGCCCAGCAGCTCCAGTACGCGCTCGAGCAGCACCGGAACGTGACCGCCCGTGCCGACGTCGTCGCTCATCTCCAACCCCCCTCTCGCGTCCTTGCTCGCGGTTGACGCGTTCATCGATCGTTCGCCGGTCCTTCCTGGGTCCCCACCCGGAGCCGCCCGGCCAGGTCCCCATCCGCACCCTCTTCGTGGACGCCCGCCATCTGACACCGGGGAAGGTGCATCAGCTGGCGGACAGTGGTTGCGGGTGGAGACCTCGCCGAACGACATCACCGACGGATCGACCGTGGTCACTACAAGATCCCTGGCAGCACCTCCTCCGACAGCTCGGAAAACGCCTGCTCCTGTGCGCTGAGATAGGTGTCCCAGGCCTGTGCGTCCCAGATCTCCAGCCGGGTGTTGGCCCCGATGACGACGCAGTCACGTTCCAGCCCCGCGTACTGGCGGAGGCTCTGCGGGATCGTGATGCGCCCTTGCTTGTCTGGTTTCTCGTCGGACGCGCTGGCGAAGAAGACGCGGCTGTAGTCACGCACCGCCTTGGCGGTGACCGGGGCGGTGCTGAGAGCCTCGGTAATGCGCTGGAACTCCTCCACGGGAAACACGTAGAGGCATCGCTCCTGGCCTTTGGTGATCACAAGACCCTCCGCCAGCTCCTCACGGTACTTAGCCGGCAGGAACAGCCGTCCCTTGTCGTCCAGACGCGGTTGATGGGTGCCGAGGAACATCGGCCCCACCTC
This window encodes:
- the mraZ gene encoding division/cell wall cluster transcriptional repressor MraZ; this translates as MFLGTHQPRLDDKGRLFLPAKYREELAEGLVITKGQERCLYVFPVEEFQRITEALSTAPVTAKAVRDYSRVFFASASDEKPDKQGRITIPQSLRQYAGLERDCVVIGANTRLEIWDAQAWDTYLSAQEQAFSELSEEVLPGIL